A genomic segment from Bacteroidales bacterium encodes:
- a CDS encoding ribonuclease Z yields MKFSLTVIGSGSGTPLPNRYSSAQVLNIHERFILIDCGEGAQINLRRFGINFNRIETILISHLHGDHFFGLPGLLNTFNQLGRTKDLNIIAHKKLKNILDVLFNATANEIKYKIIFHPVEDLSIEDSLAFNKYTISCFPLKHRIPTIGFLIKEIESRKKLSKSFINEYTPNISEIKSILNDNPFFDNSGEIVPSDKIFIPPYKPRSFAYISDSIFDLSLVDYIKNVDLLYHEATYSKIMKKLATQTMHSTTIDAATIALKANVGKLLIGHYSSRYRDTTSLLSEAKEIFPNTDAVFDGFKIDIPIDR; encoded by the coding sequence ATGAAATTTAGTCTAACAGTAATTGGCTCAGGCTCAGGCACTCCATTACCAAACAGATATTCAAGCGCTCAGGTATTAAACATACATGAGCGTTTTATTTTGATAGATTGTGGCGAAGGTGCTCAAATAAACTTAAGACGCTTTGGAATTAATTTTAATCGCATTGAAACAATTTTAATATCCCATTTGCATGGCGACCATTTTTTTGGATTACCCGGTTTGCTAAATACATTTAACCAACTTGGAAGAACGAAAGACTTAAATATAATTGCTCATAAAAAACTGAAAAACATATTAGACGTTTTATTTAATGCTACTGCTAATGAAATTAAATATAAAATAATATTTCATCCAGTTGAAGACCTTAGCATTGAAGATAGCCTAGCTTTTAATAAATACACTATTTCTTGCTTCCCTTTAAAACATCGCATTCCTACGATAGGATTTTTAATAAAAGAAATAGAATCTAGGAAAAAATTATCAAAATCTTTTATAAATGAATACACGCCTAATATTTCAGAAATAAAATCAATTTTAAATGATAATCCATTTTTTGATAATTCAGGAGAAATAGTTCCGTCTGATAAAATATTCATACCTCCTTATAAACCAAGATCTTTTGCCTATATATCTGACTCTATTTTTGATTTAAGCTTAGTTGATTATATAAAAAATGTGGACTTGCTCTATCATGAAGCCACTTATAGCAAAATAATGAAAAAACTTGCAACGCAAACAATGCATTCAACAACAATAGATGCAGCTACAATAGCTTTGAAAGCAAATGTTGGCAAATTACTTATTGGACATTATTCTTCTAGATATAGAGATACTACAAGCTTATTAAGTGAAGCAAAGGAAATATTTCCAAATACTGATGCTGTTTTTGACGGATTTAAAATAGATATTCCTATAGATAGATGA
- a CDS encoding FKBP-type peptidyl-prolyl cis-trans isomerase produces the protein MFTRNMNLNNVIFLMLLIFFYSCNNNSNNQEKVKNNKADINKHLEDANSLYLKSEDLQIEDYIKRNALDVIKTGTGLRYFIYSNGSGDKVEENSIIRYHYKINLLNGWLCEESTNTGPVEIKIGSDNIISGLEEGLRLLRAGDKAKFIVPSHLAYGWIGDSKNIPTRAVLVYDVNVLQVRKLKSEF, from the coding sequence ATGTTTACTAGAAATATGAATTTAAATAATGTTATATTTTTAATGCTTTTAATCTTTTTTTATTCTTGTAATAATAATAGTAATAATCAAGAAAAAGTAAAAAATAATAAAGCTGATATTAATAAGCATTTGGAAGATGCAAATAGTTTATACTTAAAAAGTGAAGATTTGCAAATTGAAGATTATATAAAGCGTAATGCATTGGATGTGATAAAAACCGGCACTGGATTAAGGTATTTTATTTATAGCAATGGTTCTGGAGACAAAGTTGAAGAAAATTCAATTATTAGGTATCATTACAAAATAAATTTACTTAATGGCTGGCTTTGCGAAGAATCAACAAATACAGGACCTGTAGAAATAAAAATTGGTTCTGATAATATTATTAGTGGATTAGAAGAAGGATTGAGGCTGCTAAGAGCAGGGGATAAAGCCAAATTTATTGTTCCATCACATTTAGCTTATGGCTGGATTGGTGATTCAAAGAATATACCTACAAGAGCAGTTTTGGTATATGATGTAAATGTTTTGCAAGTTAGAAAATTAAAATCTGAGTTTTAA
- a CDS encoding agmatinase family protein, protein MFFNPDNNYSKNNGIFGLPKDEENAKLILIPVPWDVTTSYRDGTAYAPEAILDASYQIDLYDISLPDEWRKGIYYQPFEEWIIDMNSFERRKSKIIIDHLENSDEPLSERLERAQREVNEACVQMNSYVEAKVADCLKKGKIPGLIGGEHSISLMAISEIAKRFPNVGILQIDAHADLRKNYLNFEFSHASVMRNVIERVPNVGKLVQIAVRDLCSEEAKFSENSEKIDTFYMSNLNERLFEGDNWKNLSNEIVEKLPENVYISFDIDGLKPSLCPHTGTPVPDGLTFEQSVFIIKTILRSGRKIVGFDLVETGPDQHNQWDETISSRLLYQLCIHTLASQK, encoded by the coding sequence ATGTTTTTTAATCCTGATAATAATTACAGCAAGAACAACGGCATTTTTGGTCTTCCGAAAGATGAAGAAAATGCTAAATTGATTTTAATTCCAGTTCCTTGGGACGTAACTACTTCATACAGAGATGGTACAGCTTATGCACCTGAAGCAATACTTGATGCTTCTTATCAAATTGATTTGTATGATATTTCGCTACCAGACGAATGGCGTAAAGGTATTTATTATCAGCCATTTGAAGAGTGGATAATTGATATGAATTCTTTTGAAAGAAGAAAATCTAAAATTATCATAGACCATTTGGAAAACAGCGATGAACCTTTGTCTGAACGATTAGAGCGTGCTCAAAGAGAAGTTAATGAAGCATGCGTGCAAATGAACAGTTATGTTGAAGCAAAAGTTGCTGATTGTCTTAAAAAAGGAAAAATACCAGGATTAATAGGTGGAGAACATAGCATAAGCCTAATGGCTATTTCTGAAATAGCTAAGCGTTTCCCAAATGTTGGTATTTTGCAAATAGATGCTCATGCAGATTTACGAAAAAACTACTTGAATTTTGAATTTTCACATGCCTCTGTTATGCGCAATGTGATAGAAAGAGTGCCAAATGTGGGGAAACTTGTTCAAATTGCTGTTAGAGACTTATGTAGCGAAGAAGCAAAATTTTCTGAAAATTCAGAAAAAATTGACACATTTTACATGTCAAATTTGAATGAAAGATTATTTGAAGGCGACAATTGGAAAAACTTATCAAATGAAATAGTTGAAAAATTACCAGAAAATGTTTACATATCATTTGATATAGATGGACTAAAACCATCACTTTGTCCTCACACTGGAACGCCAGTGCCAGATGGACTTACATTTGAGCAGTCTGTTTTTATTATAAAAACAATTTTAAGATCAGGAAGAAAAATTGTAGGATTTGACTTAGTCGAAACAGGTCCCGATCAACACAACCAGTGGGACGAAACAATAAGCAGCAGATTGCTTTATCAACTTTGCATACATACCCTAGCCTCTCAAAAATGA
- a CDS encoding T9SS type A sorting domain-containing protein, with protein MKNIFTILFGMLISMMIYAQPCTPDPAYNQVGVYPDSLPKANINVFYNEFLTAIIPADTTVSGVTAIVDSVKVTNVTGLPAGVTYATNPINGVILGGTKACIAFTGTVVDPSLIGTHPITINATAYGRLYGTMAIEIPYDFTGYKLIVEAGSGIKDFSKSAFEVNNIFPNPANNIANLSIYSNEASFVSVNIKDITGRIVFSNDYDINSGDNLLKLNISSLPEGIYFCSIVKDSSIITRKLVINR; from the coding sequence ATGAAAAATATATTTACTATCCTCTTTGGAATGTTAATTAGCATGATGATATATGCTCAACCTTGTACTCCAGACCCAGCTTACAATCAAGTAGGAGTTTATCCTGACTCATTACCAAAAGCTAATATAAATGTTTTTTATAATGAGTTTCTTACTGCTATTATTCCAGCGGATACTACTGTAAGTGGAGTTACTGCTATTGTAGATTCTGTTAAAGTAACAAATGTAACAGGATTACCTGCAGGTGTAACATATGCAACAAATCCAATTAATGGAGTTATTCTTGGTGGAACAAAAGCTTGTATTGCTTTTACTGGAACGGTAGTAGATCCATCTTTAATAGGAACACACCCTATAACAATTAATGCAACAGCTTATGGCAGACTTTATGGAACAATGGCTATAGAAATTCCATATGATTTTACAGGTTATAAACTAATTGTAGAAGCTGGTTCAGGAATAAAAGATTTTTCAAAATCAGCTTTTGAAGTGAATAATATATTCCCAAATCCTGCAAATAATATAGCTAATCTAAGTATTTATTCAAATGAGGCTTCTTTTGTTTCTGTGAATATTAAAGATATAACAGGAAGAATCGTATTTTCTAATGATTATGACATTAATAGTGGCGATAACTTACTAAAACTAAATATTTCTTCATTACCAGAAGGTATTTATTTTTGTTCAATAGTAAAAGACAGTTCTATTATTACACGTAAATTGGTTATTAATAGATAA
- a CDS encoding bifunctional oligoribonuclease/PAP phosphatase NrnA codes for MDTLNKKLICDNITSIPQNVVIVSHTSPDGDAIGSALAMNLVLKFYGHNSTVIFPDTYPDYYSWLPGIDNVIIAENDFDKAVEIIKNATMQVIVDMNHLKRAANIGRVLAEANAKRILIDHHILDKSNFDAIYSTPNVSSTCELVYDIIEHLDSKSDNKILNKDIAKCIYTGIVTDTGNFFHGNMSHRTFEITAQLILQGIDILKINQMLYHNFSENRIRLLGFCLNNRLNIIHEHKAAYIYLTKEDLERFNYSEGDSEDIVNYGLTIKGISLSVFFIEKPKFIKISFRSEGDIDVNYFAKKYFNGGGHKNASGAHFHGSIEEAINTLKKCLLEI; via the coding sequence TTGGATACATTAAACAAAAAACTTATTTGCGATAATATTACTTCGATTCCTCAAAATGTCGTAATAGTTTCCCACACGAGTCCAGATGGAGATGCTATAGGGTCTGCTTTGGCAATGAATTTGGTTTTGAAGTTTTATGGGCATAATTCTACAGTAATTTTCCCAGATACTTATCCTGATTATTATTCATGGTTACCAGGAATTGATAATGTTATTATAGCTGAAAATGATTTCGATAAAGCTGTGGAAATCATTAAAAATGCTACGATGCAAGTTATTGTAGATATGAACCACCTTAAAAGAGCTGCAAATATAGGGCGAGTTCTGGCAGAAGCTAATGCTAAAAGAATTTTAATTGACCATCATATTCTTGATAAAAGTAATTTTGATGCAATTTATTCAACCCCAAATGTTTCTTCTACTTGTGAACTAGTGTATGATATTATAGAGCATTTGGATAGTAAATCGGATAATAAAATTTTAAATAAAGATATTGCAAAATGTATTTACACAGGAATTGTTACTGATACAGGTAACTTTTTCCATGGAAATATGTCGCATAGAACATTTGAAATAACAGCTCAACTGATTTTACAAGGTATTGATATCTTAAAGATAAATCAGATGCTTTACCATAATTTTTCAGAAAATAGAATTAGACTGCTTGGTTTTTGCTTGAATAATAGATTAAATATTATTCATGAACACAAAGCCGCGTATATTTATTTAACTAAAGAAGACCTTGAAAGGTTTAATTATTCTGAAGGGGATTCTGAAGATATTGTAAATTATGGACTTACAATTAAAGGTATATCTTTAAGCGTGTTTTTTATTGAAAAACCAAAGTTTATAAAAATTAGTTTTAGGTCGGAAGGTGATATTGATGTTAACTATTTTGCAAAGAAATATTTTAATGGTGGCGGTCATAAAAATGCTTCTGGAGCACATTTCCACGGTTCAATCGAAGAAGCTATAAATACTTTAAAAAAATGTTTACTAGAAATATGA
- the rpsA gene encoding 30S ribosomal protein S1, producing the protein MSDELNTNTNPLNEQEPALETQANIPVETKKEEEFNWDAIGKKDSVYSAEERKKLESLYVKTMSQITEKEVIDGTVIAIGDREIFVNIGYKSDGVIPANELRYNPDLKIGDVIEVYVESQEDGSGQLILSHKKARLLKAWEHINALHESGEIIKGEVKCRTKGGLIVDVFGIEAFLPGSQIDVKPIRDYDVYVGKIMDLKIVKVNNEFKNVVVSHKALIEDELEAQKAEIIAKLEKGQVLEGTVKNITSYGVFIDLGGVDGLIHITDLSWGRINRPEEIVQLDEKINVVILDFDEGKKRIALGLKQLTPHPWDSLDPNIKVEDKVKGRVVVLADYGAFVEIAPGVEGLIHVSEMSWSQHLRSAQDFLKVGDEVEAIVLSLDREERKMSLGIKQLIPDPWVDIKDKYPINSKHKSIVRNFTNFGVFVELEEGVDGLIHISDLSWSKKIKHPAEFTKIGDEIEVVVLDVDVENRRLSLGHKQLEENPWDVFETVFSVDSVHKGTIIEKGDKGAVISLPYGVEGYAPNRHLVKEDGKKAEVDEALDFKVIEFSKDARKIVVSHSKTFQDMKEDKKKDAADKKHEIKSTSVEKETIGDLDVFAELKEKKSKSKKTESKKSKEKEEKEEE; encoded by the coding sequence ATGAGCGATGAATTAAACACAAACACTAACCCTTTAAATGAGCAAGAGCCGGCTCTAGAAACACAGGCTAATATTCCTGTTGAAACTAAAAAAGAAGAGGAATTCAACTGGGATGCCATAGGCAAAAAAGATAGCGTTTATTCGGCTGAAGAGCGTAAAAAACTCGAAAGTCTTTACGTTAAAACAATGAGCCAAATTACAGAAAAAGAAGTGATTGACGGCACTGTGATAGCTATTGGAGATAGAGAAATTTTTGTAAATATTGGCTACAAATCAGATGGAGTAATTCCAGCAAACGAACTTCGTTACAACCCAGATTTAAAAATTGGTGATGTTATTGAAGTTTATGTTGAAAGCCAAGAAGATGGATCAGGACAATTGATTCTATCTCATAAAAAGGCTAGACTTCTAAAAGCTTGGGAACATATCAATGCTTTACATGAAAGCGGAGAAATTATTAAAGGTGAAGTAAAATGCCGCACCAAAGGTGGTCTTATAGTTGACGTATTTGGCATTGAAGCTTTCTTACCAGGCTCTCAAATTGACGTTAAACCAATAAGAGACTATGATGTTTATGTTGGTAAAATAATGGATTTGAAGATAGTAAAAGTAAACAACGAATTTAAAAACGTTGTTGTTTCTCACAAAGCTCTTATTGAAGATGAACTTGAAGCTCAAAAAGCAGAAATCATTGCAAAACTTGAAAAAGGTCAAGTTCTTGAAGGAACTGTTAAAAACATTACTTCTTATGGAGTATTCATCGATTTAGGTGGTGTTGACGGACTTATACATATAACAGATTTAAGTTGGGGACGCATAAATCGCCCAGAAGAAATAGTTCAGCTTGATGAAAAAATCAATGTTGTTATTTTAGATTTTGATGAAGGTAAAAAACGTATTGCCCTTGGTTTAAAACAACTTACACCACATCCATGGGATTCTCTTGATCCAAATATAAAAGTAGAAGACAAAGTTAAAGGTCGCGTTGTTGTTTTAGCTGACTACGGTGCATTTGTTGAAATTGCCCCAGGCGTTGAAGGTTTAATTCACGTTTCAGAAATGTCTTGGTCTCAACATTTACGCTCAGCTCAGGATTTCCTAAAAGTTGGTGATGAAGTTGAAGCTATTGTATTAAGTTTAGATCGCGAAGAACGCAAAATGTCGCTTGGTATAAAACAACTTATTCCTGACCCATGGGTTGACATTAAAGACAAGTATCCTATTAATTCAAAACATAAATCTATTGTACGCAATTTCACTAATTTCGGCGTGTTTGTAGAACTTGAAGAAGGTGTTGACGGTCTAATCCATATCAGCGACTTATCATGGTCTAAAAAAATAAAACATCCTGCTGAATTTACTAAAATTGGTGATGAAATAGAAGTTGTTGTGCTTGATGTAGATGTTGAAAATCGACGCTTAAGCCTTGGACACAAACAACTAGAAGAAAATCCTTGGGACGTTTTTGAAACAGTTTTCTCAGTTGATAGTGTTCACAAAGGAACTATTATTGAAAAAGGCGATAAAGGTGCTGTGATTTCATTACCTTATGGTGTTGAAGGTTATGCTCCAAACCGCCATTTGGTAAAAGAAGATGGTAAAAAAGCTGAAGTTGATGAAGCATTAGATTTTAAAGTTATTGAATTTTCAAAAGATGCTCGTAAAATTGTTGTTTCTCACAGCAAAACTTTCCAAGATATGAAAGAAGATAAGAAAAAAGATGCTGCTGATAAAAAACATGAAATCAAATCTACTTCTGTGGAAAAAGAAACAATTGGAGATTTAGATGTTTTTGCAGAATTGAAAGAGAAAAAATCTAAAAGCAAAAAAACAGAATCTAAAAAAAGTAAAGAAAAAGAAGAAAAAGAAGAAGAATAA
- a CDS encoding RNA methyltransferase, giving the protein MNHILPKNIDLDNFIDYLSQFITENRLNRIKEVASKRTRYFSVVLENIYQSHNASAVLRSCDCFGIQNVYVVESINKFEPNAEIALGAEKWLDIEHFTGDDAINLCYDKLRKQGYKIAATTPHYNPILIDDLPIDNPVALIFGTEKDGLSDAAIENADFKVALPMLGFTESFNISVSAAIFMSKLIDKSNFQKQNIFISNDEQKELIAQWILNTVKDPNGLINNYLLKF; this is encoded by the coding sequence ATGAACCATATTTTACCAAAAAACATTGATTTAGATAATTTCATTGACTATTTGTCGCAGTTTATTACAGAAAATCGCTTAAATAGAATAAAAGAAGTAGCTTCAAAACGGACAAGATATTTTTCAGTTGTATTAGAAAATATTTATCAAAGTCATAATGCTAGTGCTGTTTTGCGTAGCTGTGATTGCTTTGGCATTCAAAATGTTTATGTAGTAGAAAGTATTAATAAGTTCGAACCAAATGCTGAAATAGCTCTTGGTGCAGAAAAATGGCTTGATATAGAGCATTTTACAGGTGATGATGCAATTAATTTATGTTATGACAAATTACGAAAACAGGGATATAAAATTGCAGCCACCACTCCACATTACAATCCTATTTTAATTGACGACTTGCCAATTGACAATCCCGTAGCATTGATTTTCGGGACAGAAAAAGACGGATTGTCTGATGCAGCAATAGAAAATGCAGATTTTAAGGTAGCTTTGCCAATGTTGGGTTTTACTGAAAGTTTTAATATTTCAGTTTCAGCAGCTATTTTTATGTCTAAATTAATTGACAAATCAAATTTCCAAAAACAAAATATATTTATAAGCAACGATGAGCAAAAAGAGTTAATTGCTCAATGGATATTAAATACGGTAAAAGATCCTAATGGATTGATTAACAATTATTTACTTAAATTTTAA
- a CDS encoding glycosyltransferase family 4 protein: protein MKHNILFISSWYPTRINPTLGNFIFKHAECASIENNVRALHVILDASSKKKIECETESQPFNSTVIYLRPYKIPILGKFFNYLRIIRTYIRELKKMKKNGFKPDLVHANIAYPIGFIAWIYKIKFKLNFVLEEHWTGYHDYANVKISWFKRKIIRFVSNKALLILPDSEDLGNAIKKFGVKTPFLALPNVADVELFKPTEANNDENTIKIVHVSTLIDKHKNISMLLDAFAKTLEKHPNIELHIVTDGDINFYNNQIDDLGIKNKIINHGCLGVEGVSQIMKNCDFFVLSSNYENLPCVLIESILCGTPVVSTNVGGVSEIINDENGILVPSKDLDALVLAIETMINKYKTYDKQKMHENAVKKYSYQAIAKLLSSIYGKYVK, encoded by the coding sequence ATGAAGCATAATATATTATTTATATCAAGCTGGTATCCAACAAGAATTAATCCGACACTTGGGAATTTTATTTTCAAACATGCTGAATGTGCTTCAATTGAAAATAATGTAAGAGCTTTGCATGTAATTTTAGATGCTTCTTCGAAAAAAAAAATTGAATGCGAAACAGAATCACAGCCGTTTAATTCCACTGTAATTTACTTACGTCCTTATAAAATTCCGATTTTGGGGAAGTTTTTCAATTATTTAAGAATAATTAGAACGTATATACGTGAACTAAAAAAAATGAAAAAAAATGGCTTTAAACCTGATTTAGTTCATGCAAATATTGCTTATCCAATTGGTTTTATAGCTTGGATATATAAAATCAAATTTAAACTAAATTTTGTTCTTGAAGAGCATTGGACAGGGTATCACGATTATGCAAATGTTAAAATTAGCTGGTTTAAAAGAAAAATAATTCGTTTTGTATCAAATAAAGCCTTGCTAATACTGCCAGATTCTGAAGATCTTGGAAATGCAATTAAAAAATTTGGAGTAAAAACACCTTTTTTAGCTTTGCCAAATGTAGCAGATGTAGAATTATTCAAGCCTACAGAAGCAAATAACGATGAAAATACAATAAAAATTGTACACGTTTCAACGCTTATTGATAAGCATAAAAATATTTCAATGCTCCTTGATGCTTTTGCAAAGACCTTAGAAAAACATCCAAACATAGAGCTACACATAGTTACAGATGGGGATATAAACTTTTATAATAATCAAATAGACGATTTAGGCATAAAAAACAAAATCATAAATCATGGTTGTTTAGGTGTAGAAGGCGTTTCACAAATAATGAAAAATTGCGATTTTTTTGTATTGTCAAGCAATTATGAAAATTTACCCTGTGTGCTAATTGAATCTATTTTGTGTGGAACTCCTGTGGTATCTACAAATGTGGGCGGAGTTTCAGAAATTATAAATGATGAAAATGGAATATTGGTGCCTTCTAAAGATTTGGATGCTTTAGTTTTAGCTATTGAAACCATGATAAATAAATATAAAACTTACGATAAGCAAAAAATGCACGAAAATGCTGTGAAAAAATATAGTTATCAAGCTATAGCAAAGCTATTATCAAGTATTTATGGTAAATATGTTAAATAA
- the ndk gene encoding nucleoside-diphosphate kinase — translation MAGTNTLAIIKPKAVENGNVGAILHTINAAGFQIKGLKMLRLTRKQAEEFFAAHKKSEIFQSLVEFMTSGPIVVAAIYGENAVEQFRSLMGANDPKQAGPETIRGKFGTNATMNAIHGSESDEIAKKEIEFMFKPEELFF, via the coding sequence ATGGCAGGAACTAATACATTAGCAATTATTAAGCCTAAAGCTGTTGAAAATGGTAATGTTGGAGCTATTCTCCACACTATCAATGCTGCAGGTTTTCAAATTAAAGGACTAAAAATGCTTCGCTTAACACGTAAACAAGCTGAAGAATTTTTTGCAGCTCATAAAAAAAGTGAAATTTTTCAAAGTTTAGTTGAATTTATGACCTCTGGTCCTATTGTTGTAGCAGCTATTTATGGTGAAAATGCTGTAGAACAATTCCGTTCTTTAATGGGTGCAAATGATCCTAAACAAGCTGGTCCTGAAACTATAAGAGGTAAATTTGGCACAAATGCAACTATGAATGCTATTCACGGTTCTGAAAGCGATGAGATTGCAAAAAAAGAAATAGAATTTATGTTTAAACCCGAAGAATTATTCTTTTAA
- a CDS encoding class I SAM-dependent methyltransferase: MNKFQKFIKGFSRLISKPYLINTILEDNSYMKEIFLKKYPEKKDIREIQFKHFLGTETKISVSPFAFLGGASLPTDLALLNLICKKHNVEDYLEIGTWRGESVANVSNYAKDCYTLNLPDETMLEMELDEKYVKMHRFYSEGVGNITHLFGDSQSFDYKSLNKKFDLIFIDGDHHAKAIEKDSKNIFNFLKNKSSIIVWHDAKIDPETLRFEVLIGIFSGMPRETHKHIYLVSNTLCAIYYPFEVETSVFEANKQINQYFNIDLEIKSKK; encoded by the coding sequence ATGAATAAATTTCAGAAATTTATAAAAGGTTTTTCGCGATTAATAAGCAAACCATATTTGATAAATACGATATTGGAAGATAATTCATATATGAAAGAAATTTTCCTAAAAAAATATCCGGAAAAAAAAGATATAAGAGAAATTCAATTTAAACATTTTTTAGGCACTGAAACAAAAATTTCTGTTTCACCTTTTGCTTTTTTAGGAGGAGCATCGTTGCCTACGGATTTGGCTTTGCTGAATTTGATATGCAAAAAACACAATGTTGAAGATTATTTAGAAATTGGCACATGGCGTGGCGAAAGCGTTGCAAATGTTTCTAATTACGCAAAAGATTGCTATACCTTAAATTTGCCTGATGAAACAATGCTTGAAATGGAATTAGACGAAAAATATGTAAAAATGCATCGTTTTTATTCAGAAGGAGTGGGGAATATTACGCATTTGTTTGGAGATTCGCAAAGTTTCGATTATAAAAGCCTGAATAAAAAATTCGATTTAATATTTATTGATGGCGACCATCATGCAAAAGCAATAGAAAAAGATAGCAAAAATATTTTCAATTTTCTAAAAAATAAAAGCTCTATCATTGTGTGGCACGATGCGAAAATAGACCCAGAAACACTACGCTTTGAAGTATTAATAGGCATTTTCAGTGGTATGCCAAGGGAAACACATAAACATATTTATTTAGTTTCTAATACATTGTGTGCAATTTACTATCCTTTTGAAGTGGAAACTTCTGTGTTTGAAGCAAATAAGCAAATCAATCAATATTTTAATATAGATTTAGAAATAAAATCT
- a CDS encoding oligosaccharide flippase family protein yields MIKKIFSTFTFKFAAAIINLLIAVIVSQFLGASGKGEQSILLATISIILLFDNIVGGASVIYLVPRLKIKNVITVAYIWSTLVTIISYFILHFTKLLSSDFNLMIAILSGLSSFVSINSSILIGKEEINKSNILNFIIPFVTIIVLAVLFFGNLCVNINAYLIAIFSAYTLALIVSFFFLKPLISKQEKTSFFGLKKTFKLLTVFGFQNQLAHVFQLLSARISYYLLEYLWSKAEVGIYSNAVSITESIWMISSSICLFQYARISNSNDKKYNINLTETLTRYGMLISFIVILVIIFIPSNLYVFIFGSEFGNINKIIWLLAPGIWLFTYALIIGHFFSGSGKYYINAIASGIGLLVNIISLYLLVPKYHFYGAAISASISYICTSLVVLIFFKKAGGKFILFPKYSEIKILIKDAKKLIIK; encoded by the coding sequence ATGATTAAGAAAATTTTTAGCACATTTACATTCAAATTTGCTGCAGCAATAATAAACTTGCTAATTGCTGTAATTGTATCCCAATTTCTTGGAGCTTCTGGAAAAGGTGAGCAAAGCATTTTGTTGGCAACAATTTCTATTATTTTGCTTTTTGACAACATTGTAGGAGGTGCTTCTGTAATTTATCTAGTGCCAAGATTGAAAATTAAAAATGTAATTACCGTAGCTTATATTTGGTCAACTTTAGTAACTATAATTTCTTATTTCATTTTACATTTTACAAAATTATTATCAAGTGATTTTAACTTGATGATTGCTATTTTAAGCGGACTATCTTCCTTTGTATCAATAAATTCCTCAATTTTAATAGGCAAAGAAGAAATAAACAAAAGCAATATTTTAAACTTCATAATTCCTTTTGTAACAATAATAGTTTTAGCTGTTTTATTCTTTGGAAACCTTTGTGTCAACATAAATGCTTATTTAATTGCGATTTTTTCAGCTTATACTTTAGCTTTAATTGTTAGCTTTTTTTTCTTGAAGCCATTAATTTCAAAACAAGAAAAAACATCGTTTTTTGGGCTGAAAAAGACTTTTAAACTATTAACAGTATTTGGTTTTCAAAATCAATTGGCTCATGTTTTTCAGCTATTAAGCGCAAGAATTAGTTATTATTTGCTCGAATATTTATGGTCAAAAGCAGAAGTTGGCATATACTCAAATGCTGTCTCAATTACAGAGTCAATTTGGATGATTTCTAGCAGTATATGTTTGTTCCAATATGCTCGAATATCTAATAGCAACGATAAAAAATACAACATAAATCTAACCGAAACACTCACTAGATATGGAATGCTGATTTCTTTTATAGTGATTTTAGTAATTATTTTTATCCCCTCAAATTTATATGTATTCATCTTTGGTAGCGAGTTTGGAAATATAAATAAAATAATTTGGCTACTAGCACCCGGAATTTGGCTTTTCACTTATGCCCTAATTATCGGACATTTCTTCTCAGGAAGCGGCAAATATTATATAAATGCAATCGCCTCTGGTATAGGACTTTTGGTAAATATTATATCATTGTATCTTTTAGTTCCTAAATATCATTTTTACGGAGCTGCTATTTCTGCCTCAATTTCATACATTTGCACATCTTTAGTTGTTTTAATTTTCTTTAAAAAAGCAGGAGGTAAATTTATTTTATTCCCAAAATATAGCGAAATTAAAATTTTAATTAAAGACGCTAAAAAGCTAATAATCAAATAG